The nucleotide sequence CGGCTTTCCAAATGCTGTCCATCGCGGCCGAGGCGGTCGGTTGTCCGAAGACGCCGACAGCCAGCAGCCGCAGGTCGCCGCGGAGCGTGCCCGTGTCGATGTCCGCGAGTTTCTGGCGTTCGTCGGTGTACGTCCGCAGGGCGAAGCTGATCAGCGTGGGCTTGTCCTCCCAACGGCTGTGGAGCGCCGTGACGTCGTTGTTCGTACGTTGGGCCAACTCGACCATGGTGGCCCGCTGGTAGCCGACCTCCGCGACGTAGTCGAGTGCCGCCTGCAGCAGTTCCGGTTCGGTCTGGGGCACGGAGGGAGCGTCCGCGGCCATATTCGTACTCCTGCGGTGAGAGGGGGTTTTATCTGGGCGCCACCGTAGGTAGCTCCGCGGGGGAAAAACAAGTTCTCGACAACCGGTCGTCATGGACGCGGACCTTTGACGCGCGATATTGATGCAACTAGAGTTGCATCAATTTTGCGAGGCCTTCTCGACGGGGCGCAGCAACCACAGAAAGGGAATATCGGATGAGCATTCCCGAGCAGGGTCGCGAGGTCGCGGTCATCACGGGTGGGGCCTCCGGGCTCGGGCGGGCGCTGGGCGAGTGCTTCGCCGAGCGCGGGCTGCGGGTCGTGCTGCTGGACCGGGACGGGGAGCGCGCCGAGGCGGAAGCGGGCGCGCTGGCCGGGAAGTTCGGCGTCGACGCGTTCGGGTCGGCGGTGGACGTCGCCGACGAGGCCGCGCTGCGTGCGGCTGCGGAGGGCGTCGCGGACCGCTTCGGGCGGGCGGATCTCGTGGTGTCGAACGTCGGCGTCCAGCTTTTCGGCGCGGTCGAGCGGCTGACCGACGACGAGTGGCGGTGGGTGCTGGACGTCAACGTGATCGGTGCCGCGCGTACGGCTCAGGCCTTCCTGCCGCTGCTGCGCGCGGCTCCGCACGGGCGGCTGTCCTTCACGACCTCGTCCGGGGTGCTGGCCCCGGCCGCGCGCCTTGGCGTGTACCAGACCAGCAAGTTCGCGGTGTGGGGGCTCGCGGAGACGTTGCGGCTCGAACTCGCGGACGACGGCGTCTCGGTCTCGGTCGTGTTCCCGTCCGGGATGGCCTCGCGGCACCTGGAGACCAGCACGGCCGCCCAACCGGACCACGTGCGCCGTGAGATCGGCGGGCCGGAGGACTACGCGGCGATGGTGGCGAGCAACCCCGAAATGGTGCGGAACCCCGTCTCTCCCGACGTGGCCGCCGGCAACATCGCGGACGCCCTGCTCGCGGGGGAGCGGTACGTCGTCACCCACGGGGACCTCGTGGCCGCCGTCGCGGGACGCGGCGAACTGCTGCGCGAGGCCGCGGTCGTGGCCCGCGACAGGACTCCGGGGCCGGATGCCGGGGCCGCCTCCGGCTGACGGCCGCCGATCCGCCGCCGCGCCTACGCTCGGGGCGGACGCGGCGGCGGGTCGGCCTCGGCGGCCCACAGCACGGCGTCGAGGGCCCACAGGATCGCGCTCGTCGCCTGGTCGGCGTCGAAGCCCCACACCTCCGTGAGCCGCCGGTGGGATGGCGTGCCCCACAGCACGTCGAGGACGGCGGCGACCATGTGCCGCTGGTCCTCCGACCGGTCCGCGGTCACCGGGAGCACCACCCGCAGCAGCGCGTCGCGGCGCCGGCGGTCGGCGTCCAGCGTCGGGGTGCCCGGCTCCTGGCCTTCGGCGCGGGCGGCGAAGGCCGCCAGGTTGGCGAGGGAACGGGTCACCGTGGCACGGAAGTTCGCCAGGTCGAGGGCGTCGATGGAGATACCGGCCTCGTCCTCCAGACGGCGCATGACCGCGTCGTGCAGGTCGCGTTCGGTGCCGAAGTGCCGGTAGACCGTTGTCTTGTTGACGCCCGCGCGGTCCGCGACCGCCGCCGCCGTCAGACCCGTCCAGTCCCAGGTCGGGAACTCCCGTGCCAGCGCGCATCCGCTCGCCACGATCCGGTCGCGCGTCTCCCGGGCGCGTTCGCGGCGGACCGGGCTGTCGTACGGGCGCCGCCGCTCGGACGCGGCGTCCTGCCCCGGGCCCGGTCCCGCCTGCTCCGCCATGTGGTGCAACTCCAGTGGTGCGCGTTGTCGCTGCTGGAGCGGAGGCTACACGGTGACGTGCCCCGACGCGCCCCGCCGTCACCCGGCCTCGGGGCGGGCGATGTCCATCCGCAGCCGCGTGAGCGTCGACGACGTCACGCGCCAGGTGTCGCCGGTCTTCTCGTAGGTCTCGTGGTAGTGGCCGTAGCCGGTCAGCTCGGAGCCGTCCGCGAAACGGACGAGGTCCTGCATGGCCCATATCCCGGTCGCCGTCGACGGCGACGTGAGCGCGATCTCGGGGGTGTGGCAGTGGTGGACGGTGACGCGGTCGGCGAGCGTGTCTCGGACGTACGCCACGAACGCGTCGCCCCCGGTGACGACTTCGCCGCCGGAGCCGGTCGTGTCGATCACCACGTCGTCGGCGAAGATCCCGCGGTACCCGTCCCAGTCCTTGGTGTCGAGCAGGCGGCAGTACCGCGCCTTGAGCTGTCGGATCGCCTCGACGTCGTCCATGTGTTCCCTTCGGTCAGGAAGCGGTGAGGGCGGGCATCACCAGCTTGTCGATCAGCTCTTCCGCGAGTCGGGGGCGGGCCTTCTCCCCGGTCAGCAGTTCGTGGATCATGATGGCGCCGAACAGGCCGTGGGCGACCAGTGCGGCGGCGGCCGGGTCCGTGATCTCGCCGCGCTCCGTCGCCCGGTCGAGGATCCGCCGCAGGTTCTCCAGCCCGGGCAGGATCAGGAGTTCGCGCACCGTGCGCAGCAACTCCCGGTCGGTACCGGCCGCGTACCAGATGCTCGTCATCGGGTCGGCGGAGGACGGTTCCCCGAAGACGTGCAGCGCGAAGGCGCGCAGGTCCCCGCGCAGGGTGCCGGTGTCGATCTCCCGCCGGCGCTCGTCGGATTGGATCCTGAGTGCGGTGACCACCATCTTCGGCTTGCTCTCCCACTGGCGGTAGAGCGTGGCCGTGCTGCTCTTCGTGCGCTTGGCCAACTCGGCCATCGTCACCTGCTCGTAGCCCAGCTCCGCGACCAAGTCCACGGCCGCCTGCAGTAGTTCCCTCTCGCGGTCTGGGGACAGGCGGCCCTTGCGGGAGGGGGCTGACGGCTCGGCGGTCATGGTGGCCACTCCGGTGGTCTAGGTGTCGTGCGAGCGCCACTGTAGACAGGCACGCAGCGAAAATCCAGGTTTCGAAAACTTCAGTTCTCTTATTGAGTTCCGGGGACGATCGTGTCTAGTCTCCCCATCAGCACCACGCGGAGTGACATCGGCCGGCCCATCCGCGCCGGCTCCCCCGCGGCCGTTCGCACCCCTGCCCCGCACCCCTGCCCCGCACCGCGACCGACAGCGCGCCGGACCCGCCCGACCCCCGTCGGGCGGCGGGCGGGCCGCACACCGCCGCCGCGAACGCGCCTGCCCGGGCCCCCTCCGCTGATCCGCACCGGGGCCGGACCCCAGACAAGGAGAGCGACATGACAATACGCGTTGTGCAGTGGACCACCGGACGGGTCGCGGCGAGTGCGGTGCGCGCCGTGCTCGCGGACCCCCGCCTCGAATTGGTGGGGGCCTATGCCTGGAGCCCCGACAAGGCGGGCAAGGACGCCGGGGACCTGTGCGGCATCGGGACGCTGGGCGTCACCACGACCGGCGATGTCGACGAACTCCTGGCACTGCGCCCCGACATCGTGCTGTACACCCCGCTGCTGTGGGACGTCGACGCGATGGTGCGCCTGCTGGAGGCGGGCGTCAACGTCATCTCGACCGCCAACTTCATCACCGGGCACTCGTACGGCGACCACGACATGAACCGGCTGCACGACGCGGCGGTGCGCGGCGGCGTCTCGCTGTACGGGACCGGCATCAACCCCGGGCACGCGAGCGCGGTCGCGCTCACCTCCGCGGCGGCGTGCCGGGAGATCGAGCGCATCTCCGTGTGGGAGGCCGCCGACTGCACCGACTACGCGTCGGCCGAGACCTGGACGGCGCTCGGGTTCGGCTCGCCGCCGGACACCCCGGGGATCGCGGACCGGGCCCGCGAGCGCCAGCTCGTCTTCCTGGACGCCGTCGAGACGATGGCCAAGGCCCTGCGCCTCGACCTCGACGAGGTGCGCTACACCCCGGAGTTCGGGTTGGCGACCGAGGACCTGGACCTCGGCTACATGCACATCCCGCGCGGCACGGTGTGCGGGCTCAACGGGGTCTGGCGGGGCATCGTCGGCGGGAAGCCGGTCATCGAACTGGGGCTGCGCTGGCGGCTCGGCAACGCGATGGAGCCGGACTGGCCCATCGCCGAGGGCTACGTCATCGAGGTCAGGGGCGTCCCGAACGTGCGCGTCCGCTTCGAGATCGACGCGTCGGAGACCGGCGAAATCGCCGCCTCCACCGCGCACCCCGCCGTCCACGCGATCCCGGCGGTGGTCGCGGCCCGTCCCGGCCTGGTCACCGTCGACGAACTGCCGCTGATCACCGCGGGGTCGGTCCGAACGGCCGGGTGACCCGAGGGATCCGGTGTCCCGGGCCGGCGGCGCTCCGCCGGCCCGGGAGACACGTCGTTGTCAGGGGAACATCAGTGGAAGTCGTCCATGCTCTTGCCGACGTCCGCGAGGGTGACGGGTCTGCCGTAGTCGCCGCGGAGCTCGGTGGCCGGCGCGTTGCAGCGGTACGGGCCCGTGGTGGCGCCGAAGTCCGCGGGCTTCCAGCCCTCGGGCCCGGCCTGCTCGACGTTGAAGCACGTGACCGGAACACCGGTGCGGACGGTCAGGTCGATCGGGGCCTGGAGTCCGCCACCGGTCCAGGCGGCCTCCTTGGCGGCGGTCTCGTAGACGCACCTGCGCGTGAGGGTGTCACCGCAGGCGACGGCGGACTTCGCGAAGAGCAGCCAGGAGGAGAAGGCCTTCAGAGCGGGGAACGTGACGTTCGCGCCGGGGGCGTATTTGGCGTACAGGTCGAGGATCTGTTTGACCGCCGGGCTGGAGTCCGCGCGCTCCAGCGGGTGGAAACCGCCGAGGTCGGCGACGTTGTTCTGGAAGGCGAGGGCTTTGTCGCCGGTCACTTCCAGGAACGCGGGGGTGTATGCGCTGGAGTTCGCGTCGATCCAGTCCAACTTGTACTGCATGGATGTGAGGATCTGCTCCAGTTTCGCGAGGCTGTTGTAATCCCCGTGGAAGATCAGACCCTTGACGCCCTTGTTCTTGATGGATTGCGCGTAGGGGGTCCAGTCGGCGACACCGGTCGGCGGATAAAGCTCGGTGTACGAGGGATTCGCGCCCACGATGCGCAGTGATTCCGAGGTGCGGGCGATGTGGCCCTTGGAGACCGGCGAGTCCCCACCGATAATCCCCACCGCGTCGGCCGAACCGGGATAGGCCTCTTTCGTCAGCCAGGTGTAAAAGCCTTCGTAGGCCCAGTGTTTGGGGCTGGCGGCCTGGACGGAGACCTGGAGGTCCGACCCCTGGTTCTCCAACTGCACGACCTGTGCGGGGAATTCGGGCAGAAGGCATTCGAGGCGGTCCCGGACGCCCATGGCGTCCAGCGCCCCGCCGCCGCCCACGAGAGCGAAGTCGTCGCGACAGGATTC is from Yinghuangia sp. ASG 101 and encodes:
- a CDS encoding SDR family oxidoreductase gives rise to the protein MSIPEQGREVAVITGGASGLGRALGECFAERGLRVVLLDRDGERAEAEAGALAGKFGVDAFGSAVDVADEAALRAAAEGVADRFGRADLVVSNVGVQLFGAVERLTDDEWRWVLDVNVIGAARTAQAFLPLLRAAPHGRLSFTTSSGVLAPAARLGVYQTSKFAVWGLAETLRLELADDGVSVSVVFPSGMASRHLETSTAAQPDHVRREIGGPEDYAAMVASNPEMVRNPVSPDVAAGNIADALLAGERYVVTHGDLVAAVAGRGELLREAAVVARDRTPGPDAGAASG
- a CDS encoding nuclear transport factor 2 family protein → MDDVEAIRQLKARYCRLLDTKDWDGYRGIFADDVVIDTTGSGGEVVTGGDAFVAYVRDTLADRVTVHHCHTPEIALTSPSTATGIWAMQDLVRFADGSELTGYGHYHETYEKTGDTWRVTSSTLTRLRMDIARPEAG
- a CDS encoding TetR/AcrR family transcriptional regulator — encoded protein: MTAEPSAPSRKGRLSPDRERELLQAAVDLVAELGYEQVTMAELAKRTKSSTATLYRQWESKPKMVVTALRIQSDERRREIDTGTLRGDLRAFALHVFGEPSSADPMTSIWYAAGTDRELLRTVRELLILPGLENLRRILDRATERGEITDPAAAALVAHGLFGAIMIHELLTGEKARPRLAEELIDKLVMPALTAS
- a CDS encoding TetR-like C-terminal domain-containing protein — protein: MPQTEPELLQAALDYVAEVGYQRATMVELAQRTNNDVTALHSRWEDKPTLISFALRTYTDERQKLADIDTGTLRGDLRLLAVGVFGQPTASAAMDSIWKAAATDGELLRALREIFAIPGLESLDRILARALARGEIDENNPALVLAESVLFGPLIIQELINGDRPVPELALNIVDHVLMPALTAPPAVSPAGAGADTTP
- a CDS encoding TetR/AcrR family transcriptional regulator, with amino-acid sequence MAEQAGPGPGQDAASERRRPYDSPVRRERARETRDRIVASGCALAREFPTWDWTGLTAAAVADRAGVNKTTVYRHFGTERDLHDAVMRRLEDEAGISIDALDLANFRATVTRSLANLAAFAARAEGQEPGTPTLDADRRRRDALLRVVLPVTADRSEDQRHMVAAVLDVLWGTPSHRRLTEVWGFDADQATSAILWALDAVLWAAEADPPPRPPRA
- a CDS encoding ABC transporter substrate-binding protein: MSCVLFVTACGSRGDDGGGEDGGTPVRPAAVDADFGDLGRICTSGTASGSSVQGVTDKEIRVGVVSDVGFTKNSEFLDAAKVFTSWCNDAGGINGRKLVAVTRDTKMLEVRQRMAESCRDDFALVGGGGALDAMGVRDRLECLLPEFPAQVVQLENQGSDLQVSVQAASPKHWAYEGFYTWLTKEAYPGSADAVGIIGGDSPVSKGHIARTSESLRIVGANPSYTELYPPTGVADWTPYAQSIKNKGVKGLIFHGDYNSLAKLEQILTSMQYKLDWIDANSSAYTPAFLEVTGDKALAFQNNVADLGGFHPLERADSSPAVKQILDLYAKYAPGANVTFPALKAFSSWLLFAKSAVACGDTLTRRCVYETAAKEAAWTGGGLQAPIDLTVRTGVPVTCFNVEQAGPEGWKPADFGATTGPYRCNAPATELRGDYGRPVTLADVGKSMDDFH
- a CDS encoding NAD(P)H-dependent amine dehydrogenase family protein; this translates as MTIRVVQWTTGRVAASAVRAVLADPRLELVGAYAWSPDKAGKDAGDLCGIGTLGVTTTGDVDELLALRPDIVLYTPLLWDVDAMVRLLEAGVNVISTANFITGHSYGDHDMNRLHDAAVRGGVSLYGTGINPGHASAVALTSAAACREIERISVWEAADCTDYASAETWTALGFGSPPDTPGIADRARERQLVFLDAVETMAKALRLDLDEVRYTPEFGLATEDLDLGYMHIPRGTVCGLNGVWRGIVGGKPVIELGLRWRLGNAMEPDWPIAEGYVIEVRGVPNVRVRFEIDASETGEIAASTAHPAVHAIPAVVAARPGLVTVDELPLITAGSVRTAG